Genomic segment of Ewingella sp. CoE-038-23:
GTAAACTGAAGCAAATAATTCCTTAATTAATAACCAGCTACCCGTTAGCGGCTCCTAATACTAAGAAAATGGCGTGATGATATGGAACTGAAATCGACTTCATTTGGAAAACATCTGGCGCAGCACCCCTATAATCGGGTGCGGCTACTCAACGCAGGCGTCGAAGTCAGTGGCGATAAGCATCATTATCTCATCCCTTTCAACCAGTTAATTTCTATTCGCTGTAAACGTGGCATCGTCTGGGGCGAGCTGGAGTTTGAGCTACCGGAAGAAAAGGTCGTGCGCCTGCACGGCACGGAATGGCAGGAGACGCAGCAATTTTATCACCATCTTCTTAAAGTCTGGCGCAGCTGGAGTGAGGAGATGAGTGAGGTCAGCGCTGGCGTCTTGCATCAGCAGGCGGAAAAGATTGCGCGCATTGAACAGCAGGATAAATGGTTCAAAAGCAGCGAGTTGGCCGCCGTGCAAAAAAGTATCGCCGAATCCTTTACCGCCGTGCCGGTGCCGGTTGAGCGTTTGCACGAGTTCAACAATTGTCGCGAAGACTACGAGCTGTGTCTGAGATGGCTGCGTCAGGGCAAAGAGAGCGTGGTGTCCCGCAATCAGGCATGGTCTGAAAGAACTATCGAGCAGCATCGCGATTTCTTCGACAACATCGAAACCACTCCCCTTAATGACAGCCAGTGCCGCGCCGTGGTCAACGGCGAAGACGCCGTTTTAGTGCTTGCAGGGGCAGGGAGTGGCAAAACGTCGGTGCTGGTGGCCCGCGCGGGCTGGCTATTGTACCGTCAGGAAGCGATTGCAGAACAGATCCTGCTACTGGCGTTTGGTCGTCAGGCCGCCGACGAGATGAATGAAAGAATTAAAGAACGCCTGCACACCAGTGACATTAAAGCTAAAACCTTCCACGCCCTGGCGCTGCACATTATTCAGGAAGGGAGCAAGAAAACGCCAAAAATCAGCAAGCTGGAAACTGATAGCAAAGCCCGTCGCAGCCTGTTGATCAAAACCTGGCAGCAGCAGTGTGCCGAGAAGAAAGTTCAGGCCAGCGGCTGGCGCGCATGGATGACCGAGGAGCTAGAGTGGGAGATTCCTGAAGGAGATTACTGGAAGAACAAGGCGCTGGCGGAGCGTCTAGGCAGCCGCCTCGAGCGCTGGCTGGGGTTGATGCGCATGCACGGCGGCAGTCAGGCTGAAATGGTTGAGCAGGCGTCCGACGAGGTGCGCGATCTGTTCCAGAAGCGGATTCGCCTGATGGCACCACTGCTCAAAGCCTGGAAGTCAGCGCTGAAAGAAGAGGACGCCGTGGACTTCTCCGGGCTGATTCATCAGGCGGTCAATATTCTGGAGAAGGGGCGTTTTGTCAGCCCGTGGAAACACATCTTAGTTGATGAATTCCAAGATATTTCCCCGCAGCGGGCGCGCCTACTGGCCGCATTGCGCGAGCAAAATAGCTACACCAGCCTGTTTGCCGTTGGCGATGATTGGCAGGCTATCTATCGTTTCAGCGGTGCCGAGCTTTCCCTCACTACCGCCTTTAAAGGCCATTTTGGCGAAGGGGCGCAGTGCGCGCTGGATACCACCTATCGCTTTAACGATCGCATTGGTGAAATCGCCAATAAGTTTGTTCTGCAAAATCCGTATCAGTTGAAGAAGCCGTTGAATAGCCTGACGAAAGGCAGCAAGAAAAGCGTCACGATTTTGCCCAATGAACAGCTGGATGCCCTGCTGGATAAGCTGAGCGGCTTCGCCAAAGCCGATGAAAAAATCCTCATTCTGGCGCGTTATCACCATCTGAGGCCGGAGGTTTTGCAGAAAGCGTCGACGCGCTGGCCTAAGCTCAATATCGAATTTATGACTATTCACGCCAGCAAAGGGCAGCAGGCGGAGTATGTGATTATTGTCGGTTTGCACGAGGGCAATGACGGTTTTCCGGCCCCGGCGCGCGAATCTTTGTTGGAAGAGGTGTTACTGCCCGAACCAGAGGATTTTGCCGATGCCGAAGAGCGCCGCTTGCTGTATGTGGCGATCACCCGCGCTAAGCATCAGGTGTGGCTAATGCAGGATAAATCGCAGCCTTCAGTGTTTGTTGCCCAGCTTGAAGATTTGGGCGTGCCGGCGCAGAGAAAGCCGTAATCTTGATCCGTAATACAGCAAAACGCCCCCGCGAATGGGGGCGTTTTGTTTAGGCTTTCAGACGGGAAAGCAGGTAATTTTGGTAGTCGGGAATAGAAATCTCGACTTCCTCTTTAAACAGCGGTGAGGCGATAAGGAAATCGGCGGTAGCAAGATTAGTGGCAACCGGAATGTTCCACACGGTGGCGAGGCGCAGCAGGGCTTTAACGTCGGGGTCGTGCGGCACGGCATTCAGCGGGTCCCAGAGAAAAATCAGCAGATCAATCTTCCCTTCGGCGATCATCGCGCCCACCTGTTGATCCCCACCCATCGGGCCGCTGAGCATGCTTTTCACGTCAATTCCGGTATTGCGCTGCACCAGATTCCCGGTGGTGCCGGTGGCATACAGGGTGTGCTGCGACAGCTCCGCGACGTTCTTATCAACCCATCTCATCAACATGTTTTTACAGTGATCGTGGGCAACCAGCGCGATATGCTTTTTTTTACCAATGGTGCGGGTGGTGAATTCCATAAATATTCCCTTCGACGCCAAATAGAGTTGCGTCCAGAGTACTGAAACTCATATTTTCTGCATAGCTCTGATGCAACAATTCAGCCGAACGTTGAGGTTTTTCGTGACATCAGGCTGATAATGGAGGGTTTTTCAGGATGAAGGGAAGCTGAACCAAGAGAAAAAACGGCCGACGTGCGGGGAGGCGACCAGCTTCGGCCAGCTCGTTTTACCCGGGCTGCTGTGCTTTTGGCTGGAAACGTTGAGCATCGACAGTGATGTGGTATTGAACAGTGAGCTGTCCCGCTGTTGTACGGCAGTGGCGAAGGCCGGCACGGACGCTCGCAGACCAGATAAGTTATAGCGCAGCATCACCTTTTCTAAATCAGTCGCATTGCCATAAACCACCTGACGAAGCACGTCGCGGCGGCTCGGAATGTCTCGACCGTCTTGATCAACAAGGCGATAATTGAGCTTTCTGCTAAAGAATGCGGCATCCATTTCGTTATTCAGCGTTGGCAAAATGAAGGAAGCCGAACGAATTCCTTTGGCGCTAAAGCTGACTATCATGGCGGGGGAGTGGTACATCAGGGCATTCATGGTGGCCGGGTGCAGGTTTTTGCTGACCTGGAATAAAATCTGATGCTGTCCTGCATCGACTTCAAGGCTTTCTGCCCCTTTGAGAATAGCGCCGGATATACGTTTTCCATCCAGCACTAGCAGGTCGATGTCCGATGAAAGTTTCAGACTGGTCGCGCAAACGGGTGCCAGCAGGCAAACCGACATTAAAGCGGCCATTAATCTGACTTTCATACTTCACTCCTTACCTTTCACTGACAGCCTCTATTATTGAGCAATGCGGCGAATGTGTCAAAACTTTACAGGATGTATTTATTGTTACATTTATACCCATTTTCTTGGCAATCAGTGCTTTCAGCCGCAGTTTTAAGCTAAAAACTGCCGAAGTTTTGACACTGAGTTAAACTGGTAATACGTCGCTTAATGAGGGAAATGGCATGCAAGATAATGACATCGTCACCATCTTAAAAGAGGTGAAAACTATTGCGCTGGTGGGGGCGAGTGACAAGCTGAACAGGCCGAGCAACGGCGTCATGGCTTATTTATTGTCTCAGGGATATGAGGTAACCCCTGTCAGCCCGAAACTGGCTGGAAGCACGCTGCACGGACAGAAGGTCTACGCCACGCTGGCGGATATTCCCCATGAGATTGATATGGTTGACGTTTTTCGCAATACCGAGGCGGCTTACGGCGTCGCGCAAGAGGCCATCGATATTGGTGCGAAAGTGCTATGGCTACAGTTGGGGGTGATTAGCGAACAAGCGGCGGTGCTGGCTAAACAGGCTGGTCTGAAAGTGGTCATGGATAAATGCCCGAAAATTGAAATTCTGCGCTTAGGTCTGGAGAAGTAGGTCTGGCCATAAATCTGCTGCATGTAGACATAAAAAAACCGACCCGAAGGAGTCGGTTTTTTATTGCCGCAGGCAGCAGGTTTAGTGACGCAGGCGCGGTAAGGTTAACTGGCTGCGAATAGACTCGGCCAAATCATCTAAAGAGCTTTGTTCCGGGTGGGAACGCGCCGCTTCGTGATCGATTTGGATCTCTGCCAGATAAGTATGTACCGGCTCGCCCTTATCGTCTTCCATCACCACGTGATACCAAGGCGCGGTGCGCATAGAGTCATCGGTCTCGAGTTCTTCAACCTTTGGCTTCTCTAGCGAATACTCTGCGTCCACGTCAATCACTACGCCGAGATAACCTAACATTCTGTGGCGTACTTGCTGGCCAATACCGAATTTGCTGGCGATCATAGTCATCTCCTGAAAAATTACCTTAACGTCTATATGGAGGTTAGCGGCACTATTTCAAGTTTTGACCCTGTTTCTCGACGTTAATTCAGGTTCTGTGCTGAGATAAGGCACAGAACGATAAATTTACGACATCACTACGCAGGCGAAGCCTTTCAGATACAGACCTTCCGGGTAAGAACCGATAACCGGATGGTCAGCAGCCTGACGGAACTGCTCCACGAACTGGATCTCGCGATTGGCGTCCAGCGCCGCATCGGCCAGAATTTTCTGGAACAGATCGGTCGGCAGCAGGCCGGAACAGGAGAAACTTAACAAAATGCCGCCCGGACGCAGTAACTGCAACGCCAGCATGTTGATATCTTTGTAGCCACGGCAGGCGCTGGCCAGCTGGCTCTTGTTTTCAACAAATTTTGGCGGGTCCATGACGATCATGTCGAACTGCACGCCTTCGGCGCGGTACTTGCGCAGCAGTTGGAACACGTCTTCGCGCACGAACTCGGCTTTCGACAGATCCAGATTATTCAGCTCAACGTTTTGACGAGCGATGTCCAGCGCGTCTTGTGAGGTATCAACGTTAGTCACTTTCTCACAGCCGCCCATCAGCGCCGACACGGCAAAAGCGCCGGTGTAAGAGAAGCAGTTTAGGACTTTGCGGCCTTCGGCATATTTACGCGCAGCTAAGCGGCTATCGCGCTGGTCGAGATAGAAACCGGTTTTGTGACCCTGTTTGATGTCCACCAGCAGGCTCATGCCGTGCTCTTGGATCGGCAGCAGTGCAGGTGGCTCGGCACCAATCACGTGGCCCTGAGTCAGCTCTAAACCCTCTTTCTTACGCACGGCGACGTCGGAGCGATCCCAGATGGCGCATTCCGGGTAACATTTTTGCAGCGCGGCCAGCAGGGGCGCGCGCTGATATTCAGCACCGGCAGAAAGCAGCTGCAGCACGAGGAAATTCTGGAAACGGTCGATGGTGATACCCGGCAAACCGTCGGACTCACCGGCAATCAGGCGATAGCCATCAAGCCCGTCACGCTTGGCAATCCAGTTACGCCAGCTCTGCGCTTGCTGCAAGCGACGCACGAAAAATTCGATATCGATATCTTCGTCCTGGCGGAAGGTCCAGACGCGTGCGCGGATTTGCGACGACGGAGAATATGCACCGCGAGCCAGCCATTTCCCGTGACTGTCTACAATATCAATAGTATCGCCAGAGTTTGCTTTACCTTCGACACGGGTTACCGCACCGGAAAATACCCACGGGTGGCGGCGTAAGAGAGATTTTTCGCGGCCTTTGGCCAAGAATAAACGAGCAGTCATAGAATTAGGTTCTGTCAGTTCGGGGCAAAAAAGAGCGTCATTGTCCGAGCAAGCAGCCAAAATTGCAACGAACCATACCGCTAACGGAGAGAATATTATGGCAAAAGTCAGTATAGCCGCCTATGTCTACGGCCGGGTGCAGGGCGTAGGATTTCGTTTCGCCACGCAACAGCAGGCCAACGGCTTGGGCCTGACGGGCTATGCGAGAAACTTGGATGATGGCAGCGTAGAAGTCATTGTTTGCGGCGAGCAGGAGCAGGTGGATCAACTGCTGGCGTGGCTTAAACAGGGTGGCCCGAAACACGCCAAGGTAGATAAAGTGTTGAGCGAGCCCGCGGCACCGGGGGATTATGGCGAATTTAAAATCCGCCATTAGCTTTCGCTATCACCTAAAAGCTACAGGCATTTGACCGGTTTTGGCAGGCCAGCAATTTTGGTGGCTTGCTTCGCCGGGCCTTTAGGGAACAGTCGGAACAGGTAGCGGCTGTTGCCTTTCTCTTCGCCATATTTTTGCGCCATGGCTTTGACCAGCATGCGAATGGCGGGGGAGGTATTGAATTCGAGATAGAATTCCCGCACAAAGCGCACCACTTCCCAGTGAGCCTCGGTCAGCACGATCTCTTCTTCTTCGGCCAACATAGGGGCCAGATCTTCGTGCCAATCAGCACTGTTTTTTAGGTAGCCCTGAGCATCGGTTTCAATCTCGCGGCCTGCAAACTCCAACATAACACCTCAATTCTCAATAAAACGCTGCGCGCAGTTTAGCAAAAAGGTCGGAGCCACAAAATAAAAAGCCCCGCTTTCGCGAGGCTTGGCTTGCTGAAAGGCCGAATTAGTTGCTGCGGGACAAACCTAAGATACTCAGCAGGCTGACAAATACGTTATACAGAGAAACGTACAGGCTCACCGTGGCACGAATATAGTTGGTTTCGCCGCCGTGAATAATGTTGCTGGTTTCCCACAGGATTGCGCCAGCGGAGAACAGGATGAACAGGCAGCTAATCGCCAGTGACAGGGCAGGGATCTGCAGGAACAGGTTAGCGATAACCGCCACCAGCAGCACCACGAAGCCCGCCATCATCATGCCTGACAGGAAGGACATGTCCTTACGGGTGGTCAGCACGTAGGCTGAACAGCAGAAGAACACCAGCGCCGTGCCACCAAGGGCCAGCATAATGATGTCACCCGCGCCAACCGAAAGAAGTGAGCTAAGCAGTGGGCCGAGGGTGTAACCCATAAAGCCGGTCAGGGCGAAGGCCGCCAGAATACCCACAGGGCGGTCAGCCGTGCGGTAAGTCAGGAACATCAACCCGTAGAAACCCACCAGCGTCAGCAGCATACCCGGTGAAGGTAAACGCAGCAGGGTGCTAGCGGTAGCAGTAATAGCCGAAACGCCGAGCGTCAGCGCCAGCAGGAAATAGGTATTACGTAGAACTCTGTGGGTGCTTAACAGCGCGCCGGCACGAGAGGAGGAAGAGGCAACAATACGTTCCATTTAAAATCTCACTTATCGACAAAAGTTGGAGTCGGTGAAAATACAATCAGCCTTGAATAGTAGATAGTTACCTGCCGTGATTAAAGGCGTTTTACCCTTCTTTACCCATGAGTTACCGCAACTCGCCGTAGAAATGACGCTTCCCTGTTTTAAAACTGGCCGTAATGTCGATTTAATCATCATTTGAAACGCCAGTGCCTGTTTTTCAGGCAAACGAACATAATCAGGCTTTACAACCTAATGGCCTATGTTTATAGTTCGCTTCGTTGCGGAGGGGTGGCCGAGCGGCTGAAGGCACCGGTCTTGAAAACCGGCGATGGGAAACCATTCAAGAGTTCGAATCTCTTCTCCTCCGCCATATACAACACAAGAAAGCTGCTAAGAAATTAGCGGCTTTTTTTGTCTCTGCGTTTTGGCATTTCCTGTCTCGACTTTCCCATGTTTCTTCCTTTGTTCGATTTCTCAGCAATTAATGAATTTTGCAAGAATGCTTATTAAATCAACAAAATAGAACGAAAATAATGTTTGCATCTTCTTCTGCTTCTTGTATACTACGCCCCGTCTGATGAGCACTGCTCTTGAGACAGATTGTTGTTGCGGAGGGGTGGCCGAGCGGCTGAAGGCACCGGTCTTGAAAACCGGCGATGGGAAACCATTCAAGAGTTCGAATCTCTTCTCCTCCGCCATTAACAACAACGCAAATGAGCTGCTAAGTGATTAGCGGCTTTTTTTGTGCCTAAAATTCACCGAAATCTCTCTTTTCCCTCTTTTTGCATTTTTCCTGAGCTGTTAACCCCCGGTTTTTAACTCTTTCCTGAGGTTTTTTCGTGGTGTTAATGGTGTTAATTGCCTAAAAAATGCCCCGTCTCACAATTCGCGAACATAACCCGTTAACCTGATTGCGCAGGAAGTGGCACTGCCTATATGTTGATTTTTAGTTTCCCAAATGTAACTAGAGGTTAACAATAATGTCTAAGAAATTACGTATCTCTCTGATTGCTACTGCCGTTTTGATGTCTTCCTCTGCAATCTCTGCATTACCTCAAGGGTACCCGGCTGACTACCAGAAGCTGGTCGACGGCGCCAAGAAAGAGGGCAAAGTCGTTATTTATTCCACCACCGACGTTAAGGCCGCAGGGCCGCTGATCCAAGGCTTTGAAGCGACTTATCCGGGTGTGAAAGTCGAATACAACGACATGAACAGCACCGAGCTGTACAACCGTTTTATCAGTGAGCAGGCGGCGGGCGGCAACAGCGGCGACGTGGTGTGGAGCTCCTCCATGGACACCGCGCTGAAGCTGGCGACCGACTACGCGCAGGAATATACCTCGCCGGAACATGGGCAACTGCCTAAGTGGGCAGTGTGGAAAGAGAAGGCTTACGGCACCACCTATGAGCCAGTGGTGTTTATCTACAACAAACGCCTGATCCCAGCCGGTGACGTGCCGGACTCTCACGCCGCGTTGGCGAAGCTGATTGCCAGCCAGACTGACAAATTCAAGAAGAAAGTCACCACCTATGACATTGAGAAATCAGGTCTGGGCTTCATGCTTTCAGTTGAAGATTTCAAAGCTGATCCTAACTACTTCAAAACGCTGGCTGACGTCGCCAAGGGCGGCTTAGCCGTGCAGTCCTCCACCGGGACCATGATGGAAAGGGTGTCCTCTGGCGAAAACCTGATTGGCTTTAACATCTTAGGCTCCTACGCCGAGGCCCGCGCCAAAACTGACCCGTCGCTCGGGATCTCCTATCCGAAGGATTACACGCTGGTCCTTTCCCGCGTCTCCTTCATCAGCAAAGAAGCCAAAAACAGCAACGCGGCGCGCCTGTGGCTGGACTACGTGCTGTCTGAAAAAGGCCAGAGCATCCTGGCGAATCAGGGCGACATTCCTTCCATCCGTAACGACATCGAAGGCAACAACGATATCGACGGTATGACCAAAATGCTGGGTAATGCCCTCAAACCTATCCCGGTTGATGAAACGCTGCTGGAGTACTTACAGCAGAAAAAACGCCTTGATTACATCAAGCAATGGCGCGAGGCCGCGGCCAAATAAAATACTCGTCATCCTTCGAGCCACAGGGGCGACTCACCCGAATCACTGACTTGAGTAAGCTCATCGGGGGTCATTTGTTTGCCGCCTTCCTATGACTCAAATGATTTAGGGTATTGATTGATTTAAATCGGTAAAACGGGATGCGCGTCGGTGAAAAAGGGCGCGTATCCCCTCGATTTGCTCTGACCGTCTTCATTTGCATGGCTCAGAGCGCATAACCGAAGGGACGTGACATGATTGCATTACGCAGAAAGTGGCAGAGCCTGCCGCGCAGCGTAGTGGTGTTGATAACCGCGCTGGTTATCTACATTCCACTGTCGTTTATCGTTATACAAAGTTTTCTCTCGGCGCCTTTCTTTTCGCCTTCGAAGGAGTTCAGCCTTGAATCCTTTGAATTTATCTTCACCGATCCTGATTTCTATAAGGCGCTGAAAAGCGGCTTTATTCTGGCCTTTGGGCTGATTGTCATTTCTATTCCTCTGGGCGGCATTCTGGCGTTCCTGATGGTGCGCACCGATTTACCGGGAAGACGCCTGATCGAGCCGCTGATCCTGGTGCCGATTTTCGTGTCGCCAATGGTATTGGGCTTTGGTTACGTGGTGGCGGCGGGGCCAGTGGGATTCTTCTCCCTGTGGGCTGAATCGCTGTTCGGTTTCGTGCCGTGGAACATCTATGCCATGTCGAGCATCGTGGTGATCGCGGGCCTGACTCACGTGCCGCACGCCTACCTTTATATCTCCTCAGCGCTGCGCAGCGTTGGGTCAGATGTAGAAGAGGCCGCGCGCACGGCGGGGGCCACGCCGCTACAGGTCATGACCGCCGTCAGCCTGCCGATGGTGCGCCCGTCGATTCTTTATGCCAGCGTGCTGCTGTTTTTCCTCGGGCTGGAAGTGTTCGGCCTGATGCTGGTGTTGGGCGACCCGGAAGGCAACATGGTGCTGGCCACCTACCTTTATAAGCTGACCAATAAGCTCGGCACGCCGTCTTACCAC
This window contains:
- a CDS encoding methylglyoxal synthase; its protein translation is MEFTTRTIGKKKHIALVAHDHCKNMLMRWVDKNVAELSQHTLYATGTTGNLVQRNTGIDVKSMLSGPMGGDQQVGAMIAEGKIDLLIFLWDPLNAVPHDPDVKALLRLATVWNIPVATNLATADFLIASPLFKEEVEISIPDYQNYLLSRLKA
- a CDS encoding CoA-binding protein, with protein sequence MQDNDIVTILKEVKTIALVGASDKLNRPSNGVMAYLLSQGYEVTPVSPKLAGSTLHGQKVYATLADIPHEIDMVDVFRNTEAAYGVAQEAIDIGAKVLWLQLGVISEQAAVLAKQAGLKVVMDKCPKIEILRLGLEK
- a CDS encoding ABC transporter substrate-binding protein, which encodes MSKKLRISLIATAVLMSSSAISALPQGYPADYQKLVDGAKKEGKVVIYSTTDVKAAGPLIQGFEATYPGVKVEYNDMNSTELYNRFISEQAAGGNSGDVVWSSSMDTALKLATDYAQEYTSPEHGQLPKWAVWKEKAYGTTYEPVVFIYNKRLIPAGDVPDSHAALAKLIASQTDKFKKKVTTYDIEKSGLGFMLSVEDFKADPNYFKTLADVAKGGLAVQSSTGTMMERVSSGENLIGFNILGSYAEARAKTDPSLGISYPKDYTLVLSRVSFISKEAKNSNAARLWLDYVLSEKGQSILANQGDIPSIRNDIEGNNDIDGMTKMLGNALKPIPVDETLLEYLQQKKRLDYIKQWREAAAK
- the helD gene encoding DNA helicase IV gives rise to the protein MELKSTSFGKHLAQHPYNRVRLLNAGVEVSGDKHHYLIPFNQLISIRCKRGIVWGELEFELPEEKVVRLHGTEWQETQQFYHHLLKVWRSWSEEMSEVSAGVLHQQAEKIARIEQQDKWFKSSELAAVQKSIAESFTAVPVPVERLHEFNNCREDYELCLRWLRQGKESVVSRNQAWSERTIEQHRDFFDNIETTPLNDSQCRAVVNGEDAVLVLAGAGSGKTSVLVARAGWLLYRQEAIAEQILLLAFGRQAADEMNERIKERLHTSDIKAKTFHALALHIIQEGSKKTPKISKLETDSKARRSLLIKTWQQQCAEKKVQASGWRAWMTEELEWEIPEGDYWKNKALAERLGSRLERWLGLMRMHGGSQAEMVEQASDEVRDLFQKRIRLMAPLLKAWKSALKEEDAVDFSGLIHQAVNILEKGRFVSPWKHILVDEFQDISPQRARLLAALREQNSYTSLFAVGDDWQAIYRFSGAELSLTTAFKGHFGEGAQCALDTTYRFNDRIGEIANKFVLQNPYQLKKPLNSLTKGSKKSVTILPNEQLDALLDKLSGFAKADEKILILARYHHLRPEVLQKASTRWPKLNIEFMTIHASKGQQAEYVIIVGLHEGNDGFPAPARESLLEEVLLPEPEDFADAEERRLLYVAITRAKHQVWLMQDKSQPSVFVAQLEDLGVPAQRKP
- the hspQ gene encoding heat shock protein HspQ, with the translated sequence MIASKFGIGQQVRHRMLGYLGVVIDVDAEYSLEKPKVEELETDDSMRTAPWYHVVMEDDKGEPVHTYLAEIQIDHEAARSHPEQSSLDDLAESIRSQLTLPRLRH
- a CDS encoding DUF2057 family protein — protein: MKVRLMAALMSVCLLAPVCATSLKLSSDIDLLVLDGKRISGAILKGAESLEVDAGQHQILFQVSKNLHPATMNALMYHSPAMIVSFSAKGIRSASFILPTLNNEMDAAFFSRKLNYRLVDQDGRDIPSRRDVLRQVVYGNATDLEKVMLRYNLSGLRASVPAFATAVQQRDSSLFNTTSLSMLNVSSQKHSSPGKTSWPKLVASPHVGRFFSWFSFPSS
- the tusE gene encoding sulfurtransferase TusE produces the protein MLEFAGREIETDAQGYLKNSADWHEDLAPMLAEEEEIVLTEAHWEVVRFVREFYLEFNTSPAIRMLVKAMAQKYGEEKGNSRYLFRLFPKGPAKQATKIAGLPKPVKCL
- the yccX gene encoding acylphosphatase; translated protein: MAKVSIAAYVYGRVQGVGFRFATQQQANGLGLTGYARNLDDGSVEVIVCGEQEQVDQLLAWLKQGGPKHAKVDKVLSEPAAPGDYGEFKIRH
- the yccA gene encoding FtsH protease modulator YccA translates to MERIVASSSSRAGALLSTHRVLRNTYFLLALTLGVSAITATASTLLRLPSPGMLLTLVGFYGLMFLTYRTADRPVGILAAFALTGFMGYTLGPLLSSLLSVGAGDIIMLALGGTALVFFCCSAYVLTTRKDMSFLSGMMMAGFVVLLVAVIANLFLQIPALSLAISCLFILFSAGAILWETSNIIHGGETNYIRATVSLYVSLYNVFVSLLSILGLSRSN
- the rlmI gene encoding 23S rRNA (cytosine(1962)-C(5))-methyltransferase RlmI, which codes for MTARLFLAKGREKSLLRRHPWVFSGAVTRVEGKANSGDTIDIVDSHGKWLARGAYSPSSQIRARVWTFRQDEDIDIEFFVRRLQQAQSWRNWIAKRDGLDGYRLIAGESDGLPGITIDRFQNFLVLQLLSAGAEYQRAPLLAALQKCYPECAIWDRSDVAVRKKEGLELTQGHVIGAEPPALLPIQEHGMSLLVDIKQGHKTGFYLDQRDSRLAARKYAEGRKVLNCFSYTGAFAVSALMGGCEKVTNVDTSQDALDIARQNVELNNLDLSKAEFVREDVFQLLRKYRAEGVQFDMIVMDPPKFVENKSQLASACRGYKDINMLALQLLRPGGILLSFSCSGLLPTDLFQKILADAALDANREIQFVEQFRQAADHPVIGSYPEGLYLKGFACVVMS